In one Parvibaculum sp. genomic region, the following are encoded:
- the trxA gene encoding thioredoxin: protein MEPIIGQGAADAEGLIVDTTTQTFAQDVLEASRAVPVIVDFWAPWCGPCKQLTPILEKTVLAARGAVKLVKMNIDDHPAVAQQLRIQSIPAVYAFKNGQPVDGFMGALPESQVKAFIERLAGGLEPSPAEQLIEMAEEALEARDLSRAAQAFAQAVQEEPGHPAAVAGLARCYIEAGDLDRARQTLALVRPDGKNDPAFTAAEAALSLAEKAADLGDVSELIERIKANPKDHQARFDLALALNAAGERERAVEELLIIVEYDRNWNEEAARKQLVEFFEAYGPKDEATLSGRRRLSSILFS from the coding sequence ATGGAACCGATCATCGGACAAGGCGCCGCCGACGCGGAAGGCCTGATCGTCGACACCACCACCCAGACCTTTGCGCAGGATGTGCTGGAAGCCTCGCGGGCGGTCCCGGTGATCGTCGATTTCTGGGCCCCGTGGTGCGGGCCCTGCAAGCAGCTGACCCCGATCCTCGAAAAGACGGTGCTGGCGGCCCGCGGTGCGGTGAAGCTCGTCAAGATGAACATCGACGACCATCCGGCGGTCGCCCAGCAATTGCGCATCCAGTCGATCCCGGCCGTCTATGCCTTCAAGAACGGTCAGCCCGTGGACGGCTTCATGGGCGCCCTGCCCGAGAGCCAGGTGAAAGCCTTCATCGAGCGTCTCGCCGGCGGTCTTGAACCCTCGCCCGCCGAGCAGCTGATCGAAATGGCTGAGGAAGCGCTCGAGGCGCGCGATCTTTCCCGCGCCGCGCAGGCCTTCGCGCAAGCCGTGCAGGAAGAACCCGGCCACCCGGCGGCGGTCGCGGGCCTTGCCCGCTGTTACATCGAGGCCGGCGATCTCGACCGCGCCCGCCAGACGCTGGCGCTTGTCCGGCCCGACGGAAAAAACGATCCGGCCTTCACCGCCGCCGAAGCGGCGCTGTCGCTGGCCGAGAAGGCCGCCGATCTCGGCGACGTCTCCGAACTCATCGAACGCATCAAGGCGAACCCGAAGGATCATCAGGCGCGCTTCGACCTGGCGCTGGCGCTGAACGCCGCCGGCGAACGCGAACGCGCGGTGGAGGAACTTCTGATCATCGTCGAATACGACCGCAACTGGAACGAAGAGGCGGCGCGCAAGCAGCTCGTCGAATTTTTCGAAGCCTATGGACCGAAAGACGAGGCGACGCTGAGCGGACGCCGCCGTCTTTCCTCCATCCTGTTCAGCTAG
- a CDS encoding PaaI family thioesterase produces the protein MSAALDISYLPFANLLGIEIVEAKPELVVARLAVRKELCTIPDILHGGAIMSFADTVGAVATVLNLKEGAATTTVESKTNFLAPVPLGDVATATCEPFHKGGRLMVWQTKITRGDGRLCAVVTQSQMVLEPKKKA, from the coding sequence ATGAGCGCTGCCCTCGACATTTCCTATCTGCCCTTCGCAAATCTCCTCGGGATCGAAATTGTCGAGGCGAAACCGGAGCTTGTGGTGGCGCGGCTCGCGGTCCGCAAGGAGCTCTGCACAATCCCCGACATCCTGCATGGCGGGGCGATCATGTCGTTCGCCGACACGGTGGGTGCGGTCGCCACGGTGCTGAACCTGAAAGAGGGGGCGGCGACCACGACGGTCGAGAGCAAGACCAATTTCCTGGCGCCGGTGCCGCTCGGCGATGTCGCGACGGCCACTTGCGAGCCCTTTCACAAGGGTGGGCGGCTGATGGTCTGGCAGACGAAAATCACCCGCGGTGACGGACGCCTCTGCGCCGTCGTCACGCAGAGCCAGATGGTGCTGGAGCCGAAGAAGAAGGCCTAG
- a CDS encoding DUF4345 domain-containing protein: protein MSSALFRIVLVLSGAAVIFLALNVALGGIPTMGWLGERPFLSVTDEAQYALIDNHVRFFGGLFAGLGLLLFLAATDPVKYRQATMLVFGAIFVGGLARFSAPDISVVFAPEIVNSLAAELVLMPLLAFWLSRLSR, encoded by the coding sequence ATGTCGTCTGCGCTTTTCCGGATCGTTCTGGTGCTTTCGGGCGCCGCGGTGATTTTTCTGGCGCTCAATGTGGCGCTGGGCGGCATCCCGACCATGGGCTGGCTCGGCGAGCGGCCGTTCCTTTCGGTCACCGACGAGGCGCAATATGCGCTGATCGACAATCATGTGCGGTTTTTCGGCGGGCTGTTTGCCGGGCTCGGCCTCCTTCTCTTTCTTGCCGCCACCGATCCGGTCAAGTACCGGCAGGCGACGATGCTGGTCTTCGGCGCCATTTTCGTCGGCGGACTGGCGCGCTTTTCGGCGCCGGACATTTCGGTGGTCTTCGCCCCCGAAATCGTCAATTCGCTGGCGGCCGAGCTCGTGCTGATGCCGCTGCTCGCCTTCTGGCTGTCGCGGCTCAGCCGCTAA
- a CDS encoding MFS transporter, protein MIEGAVPELKPPHDTGGREPASNVAQGAWVLYEWANQTYFSLITIFLFPPFFTQVLAANPIEGQAQWGYVQATAGISIALLSPLLGAMADAAGPRKPWIVVTTLVCAAGCFALWFAVPGTPLLPVMIALVVAAIGMEFTIIFANAMLPTIASDRRMGLLSGIGIGVGQLAAIVALVLVLILLQLPGEVEASFIPAEPIFGLSKEAHETDRIIGPISGLWFAVFMLPLLLLVPDQKSRGISRTQAAREGLTRLVATLRSVRHFRNVALYLFSRMLFYDGMTAIFVFGGILAAGIFGWGAMEMAVYGIWVTLFAAFGAFVGGWVDLRIGSKRTLVWSLLGVIGTFLMLLSFDRDKIFYVIEVQVAADAGAFTTLPQQLFLLTVGFFGLSVGPVIASSRTMMARISPREMMTEFFGLFALVGKATAWVAPLFIGIVTTITQNQRFGLMVVVPLILAGLIGLLFVKEERSSPLAEIHRH, encoded by the coding sequence GTGATCGAAGGCGCGGTGCCGGAGCTAAAGCCGCCGCACGATACGGGCGGGCGCGAGCCTGCCTCCAATGTCGCACAGGGCGCGTGGGTTCTCTATGAATGGGCGAACCAGACCTATTTCTCGCTCATCACCATTTTCCTGTTTCCGCCCTTCTTCACGCAGGTGCTGGCCGCCAATCCGATCGAAGGTCAGGCGCAATGGGGCTATGTGCAGGCGACGGCCGGCATTTCGATTGCGTTGCTCAGCCCGCTGCTCGGCGCGATGGCCGATGCGGCGGGGCCGCGCAAACCCTGGATCGTCGTCACCACGCTCGTCTGCGCGGCGGGCTGTTTCGCGCTCTGGTTCGCCGTGCCGGGAACGCCGCTGCTGCCGGTGATGATCGCGCTTGTCGTCGCCGCCATCGGCATGGAATTCACGATCATCTTCGCCAATGCCATGCTGCCGACCATCGCGTCGGACCGGCGGATGGGGCTTTTGTCGGGCATCGGTATCGGCGTCGGCCAGCTTGCCGCGATCGTCGCGCTGGTGCTGGTGCTGATCCTGCTGCAATTGCCGGGTGAAGTGGAAGCTTCCTTCATTCCCGCCGAGCCGATCTTCGGCCTCTCCAAGGAAGCGCATGAAACGGACCGCATCATCGGGCCGATCTCGGGTCTCTGGTTTGCCGTCTTCATGCTGCCCTTGCTGCTGCTGGTGCCGGACCAGAAGAGCCGCGGCATCAGCCGCACACAAGCCGCGCGGGAAGGTCTCACGCGCCTCGTTGCGACGCTGCGCTCGGTGCGCCATTTCCGCAATGTCGCGCTCTATCTTTTCTCACGCATGCTTTTCTATGACGGCATGACGGCGATCTTCGTTTTCGGCGGCATTCTCGCCGCCGGGATTTTCGGCTGGGGCGCGATGGAGATGGCCGTCTACGGCATCTGGGTGACGCTCTTTGCCGCTTTCGGCGCTTTCGTGGGCGGTTGGGTCGATCTCCGGATCGGCTCGAAGCGCACGCTGGTCTGGTCGCTTCTCGGCGTGATCGGCACATTCCTCATGTTGTTATCCTTCGATCGGGACAAGATCTTTTATGTGATCGAGGTGCAGGTGGCGGCGGATGCGGGCGCCTTCACCACGTTGCCGCAGCAGCTCTTTCTGCTCACCGTCGGTTTCTTCGGGCTGTCGGTCGGGCCCGTCATCGCGTCGAGCCGCACCATGATGGCGCGGATCAGCCCGCGTGAAATGATGACGGAGTTTTTCGGCCTCTTCGCGCTGGTCGGCAAGGCAACGGCCTGGGTCGCGCCGCTCTTCATCGGTATCGTGACGACGATAACGCAGAACCAGCGCTTCGGGCTGATGGTCGTCGTGCCGCTGATCCTTGCCGGGCTGATCGGGCTTCTGTTTGTGAAAGAGGAGCGTTCGTCACCGCTCGCCGAAATTCACCGCCATTGA
- the purH gene encoding bifunctional phosphoribosylaminoimidazolecarboxamide formyltransferase/IMP cyclohydrolase translates to MTSAKPHPKAADIQRVRRALLSVSDKTGLVEFARALHGAGVELVSTGGTAKAIKDAALPVKDVADLTGFPEMMDGRVKTLHPKVHGGLLAVRDDAAHAAAMKEHGIGGIDLLVVNLYPFEATVAKGAAYDDCIENIDIGGPAMIRAAAKNHAYVGVVVDAADYAAVIEEITAKGGTSLALRSRLAQKAYARTAAYDAAISNWFADALGETAPDYRAFGGSLKQTLRYGENPHQVASFYVTGENRPGVSNARQLQGKELSYNNINDTDAAFELVAEFDAGLAPAIAIIKHANPCGVATAETLADAYRKALACDPVSAFGGIIASNRPLDGETAEEIARIFTEVIIAPDADEDARRIIGAKKNLRLLITGGLPDAGTPGLNFKAVAGGMLVQSRDNGRIDLADLKVVTKRAPSPQEMTDLKFAFRVCKHVKSNAIIYVKNGATVGIGAGQMSRVDSARIAARKAQDAAEAAGEKTPATIGSVVASDAFFPFADGLLSAAEAGATAVIQPGGSMRDDEVIAAADDKGLAMVMTGMRHFRH, encoded by the coding sequence ATGACCTCCGCCAAACCCCATCCCAAGGCCGCCGACATCCAGCGCGTCCGCCGCGCCCTGCTTTCGGTTTCCGACAAGACCGGCCTCGTCGAATTCGCCCGCGCGCTGCACGGGGCGGGCGTCGAGCTGGTCTCGACCGGCGGCACCGCGAAGGCGATCAAGGATGCGGCGCTGCCGGTGAAGGATGTGGCCGACCTGACGGGCTTTCCCGAAATGATGGACGGGCGCGTGAAGACGCTGCATCCGAAAGTGCATGGTGGGTTGCTGGCGGTGCGCGACGACGCGGCCCATGCCGCGGCGATGAAGGAGCACGGGATCGGCGGCATCGACCTCCTTGTCGTCAATCTCTATCCCTTCGAGGCGACGGTGGCGAAGGGCGCGGCCTATGACGACTGCATCGAGAACATCGACATTGGCGGTCCGGCGATGATCCGCGCCGCAGCGAAAAACCACGCCTATGTCGGCGTCGTCGTCGATGCGGCGGATTATGCGGCCGTGATTGAAGAAATTACGGCCAAGGGCGGCACGAGCCTCGCGCTGCGTTCGCGCCTCGCGCAGAAGGCCTATGCGCGCACGGCGGCCTATGACGCCGCGATCTCGAACTGGTTTGCCGATGCGCTGGGCGAAACCGCGCCCGACTACCGCGCCTTTGGCGGCAGCCTGAAGCAGACGCTGCGCTACGGCGAAAATCCGCATCAGGTGGCGAGCTTCTACGTGACCGGCGAGAACCGCCCCGGCGTCTCGAATGCGCGCCAGTTGCAGGGCAAGGAACTTTCCTACAACAACATCAACGACACCGACGCGGCCTTCGAACTCGTCGCCGAATTCGACGCGGGCCTCGCCCCCGCCATCGCCATCATCAAGCACGCAAACCCTTGCGGCGTCGCGACGGCTGAAACGCTGGCCGACGCCTACCGCAAGGCGCTGGCCTGCGATCCCGTATCGGCCTTTGGCGGCATCATCGCCTCGAACCGCCCGCTCGACGGTGAGACGGCCGAAGAGATTGCCCGCATCTTCACCGAAGTCATCATCGCGCCCGACGCCGATGAAGACGCGCGCCGCATCATCGGCGCGAAAAAGAATCTGCGTCTGCTGATCACCGGCGGCTTGCCGGATGCCGGCACACCCGGCCTCAACTTCAAGGCGGTGGCGGGCGGCATGCTGGTGCAATCGCGCGACAACGGACGCATCGACTTGGCTGACCTGAAAGTGGTGACGAAGCGCGCGCCGTCACCGCAGGAAATGACCGATCTCAAATTTGCCTTCCGCGTCTGCAAGCACGTCAAATCGAACGCGATCATCTATGTGAAGAACGGCGCCACCGTCGGCATCGGCGCCGGCCAGATGAGCCGCGTGGACTCGGCCCGCATCGCGGCGCGGAAAGCGCAGGACGCCGCCGAAGCCGCCGGTGAAAAGACGCCGGCCACCATCGGCTCGGTTGTGGCGTCCGACGCCTTCTTCCCCTTCGCCGACGGTTTGCTCTCGGCGGCCGAAGCCGGCGCGACTGCGGTGATCCAGCCCGGCGGTTCGATGCGCGACGACGAAGTGATCGCGGCGGCCGACGACAAGGGCCTCGCCATGGTGATGACGGGGATGCGCCACTTCCGCCACTGA
- a CDS encoding DUF971 domain-containing protein: protein MPDTHPWPVEIKLKKSERLLEISFDDGAHFRLAAELLRVESPSAEVQGHGSGQKKTVPGKANVTIVALEPVGNYALRIVFDDGHDTGLFTWETLYRLGRDGEKIWTDYLTALEREGLARE from the coding sequence ATGCCTGATACGCATCCCTGGCCGGTCGAAATCAAACTGAAAAAATCCGAACGCCTTCTCGAAATATCCTTCGATGACGGCGCGCATTTTCGTCTCGCGGCGGAGCTGCTGCGCGTCGAAAGCCCATCGGCCGAAGTGCAAGGTCATGGGAGCGGACAAAAGAAGACCGTGCCCGGCAAGGCGAACGTCACCATCGTCGCGCTCGAACCCGTCGGCAATTACGCGCTGCGCATCGTCTTCGACGACGGCCACGACACCGGCCTCTTCACCTGGGAGACGCTCTATCGGCTGGGCCGCGACGGCGAAAAAATCTGGACGGATTATCTGACGGCGCTGGAGCGCGAAGGCCTCGCCCGCGAGTGA
- a CDS encoding Trm112 family protein has protein sequence MTETQESARGQRMEVDPKLLEILVCPVTKTTLRYDREKQELISEKARLAFPIRDGIPIMLVDEARSLDDA, from the coding sequence ATGACCGAGACACAGGAAAGCGCCCGCGGCCAGCGCATGGAAGTCGATCCGAAGCTGCTCGAAATTCTGGTCTGCCCCGTCACCAAGACGACGCTGCGCTACGACCGCGAAAAGCAGGAGCTGATTTCGGAGAAGGCGCGTCTCGCCTTCCCGATCCGCGACGGCATTCCGATCATGCTGGTCGACGAGGCCCGGTCGCTCGACGATGCCTGA
- a CDS encoding prolyl-tRNA synthetase associated domain-containing protein has translation MTGDATPKLTTSAAFLAWAAAQGIAHQTRTHPALHTVEEAQGHRASWPEAARQGAFCKNLFLKDKKGRLWLIVTLEERELKLNNLAKPLGSARLSFGNAELMWEVLGVRPGSVTPFALVNDHEHRVTVVLDAPMLAHERLNYHPLENTATTALSRDDFMAFLALTGHRPMIVDLVAAAG, from the coding sequence ATGACCGGCGATGCAACCCCGAAACTGACAACAAGCGCGGCCTTCCTCGCCTGGGCGGCGGCGCAAGGTATCGCGCATCAAACCCGTACCCATCCTGCCCTTCACACGGTCGAGGAAGCGCAAGGCCATCGCGCCTCATGGCCGGAAGCGGCGCGCCAGGGCGCCTTCTGCAAGAACCTCTTCCTGAAGGACAAGAAGGGCCGCCTCTGGCTGATCGTGACGCTGGAGGAGCGCGAACTGAAGCTCAACAATCTCGCCAAACCGCTGGGCAGCGCCCGGCTCTCCTTCGGCAATGCCGAGCTGATGTGGGAGGTGCTGGGCGTCCGTCCGGGCTCCGTGACGCCTTTCGCCCTCGTCAACGACCATGAGCATCGCGTCACCGTGGTCCTCGATGCACCGATGCTGGCGCATGAACGGCTCAACTACCACCCGCTCGAAAACACCGCCACCACGGCGCTTTCCCGCGACGATTTCATGGCCTTCCTGGCGCTCACCGGCCATCGGCCGATGATCGTCGATCTGGTGGCGGCCGCCGGTTAG
- a CDS encoding YchJ family protein, which produces MISGSAACPCGSGLTFSACCEPHLTGAKLPPTPEALMRSRYAAFATGNIDYLEETLLPGTREDFDRKGAADWAAASEWTGLEIRHTQGGGPGEAEGVVEFVAHYTQSGDKRLHHETSRFRRQDGRWFYVDGIMGARPRHVEKIGRNDPCSCGSGKKYKKCCGMAA; this is translated from the coding sequence ATGATTTCCGGTTCCGCTGCCTGCCCTTGCGGCTCGGGCCTTACATTTTCCGCCTGCTGCGAGCCGCATCTGACCGGCGCGAAGCTGCCGCCGACGCCCGAGGCCTTGATGCGCTCGCGCTATGCGGCCTTCGCCACCGGCAATATCGACTATCTGGAAGAAACGCTGCTGCCGGGCACGCGCGAGGATTTCGACCGCAAGGGCGCCGCCGACTGGGCGGCGGCCAGCGAATGGACCGGTCTTGAAATCCGCCACACGCAGGGCGGCGGGCCCGGCGAGGCGGAAGGCGTCGTCGAATTCGTCGCGCATTACACCCAAAGCGGCGACAAGCGGCTTCACCACGAGACCAGCCGCTTCCGCCGCCAGGACGGGCGCTGGTTCTATGTCGACGGCATCATGGGCGCGCGGCCGCGCCATGTCGAAAAAATCGGTCGCAACGATCCTTGTTCTTGCGGCTCGGGCAAGAAATACAAGAAGTGCTGCGGCATGGCCGCCTGA
- a CDS encoding FAD-dependent monooxygenase, with the protein MSGASDSDVLIVGGGLTGLPLALACAQGGLSVTVVDVLDPATATDAKFDGRVSAIAFASCRMFERLGVTAHLQGQMQPINDIMVSDGRVREGASPLFLHFDHKEIGDEPLGNLIENRHIRIALQKAVEAEPAIRLVAPQSVKRVEYGAGVTATLANGESVTARLCFAADGRNSPTREAAGIRTVGWDYGQTGIVCTVEHELPHEGVAQEYFLPGGPFAILPMVGNRASLVWTEKTADAKAILALGDDAFAEEMRARFGDYLGTCAPVGPRWSYPLTLQLARDYVRPRLALVGDAAHGIHPIAGQGLNLGLRDVAAAAEVVVDAARLGLDIGALDVLERYQRWRRFDNVALSLLMDGLNRLFSNDIGPLRLARDLGLGIVNELPPLRRFFMRHAGGAVGDLPRLLKGEAV; encoded by the coding sequence ATGAGCGGTGCGAGCGACAGCGATGTACTGATTGTCGGCGGCGGGTTGACCGGCCTGCCGCTGGCGCTGGCCTGCGCGCAAGGCGGATTGAGCGTCACCGTGGTCGACGTGCTCGACCCGGCGACGGCGACGGACGCCAAATTCGACGGCCGCGTGTCGGCCATTGCGTTTGCCTCCTGCCGGATGTTCGAGCGGCTGGGCGTCACCGCGCATCTTCAAGGCCAGATGCAGCCGATCAACGACATCATGGTGTCGGACGGGCGGGTGCGCGAGGGCGCCTCGCCCTTGTTCCTGCATTTCGACCACAAGGAAATCGGCGACGAACCGCTCGGGAATCTGATCGAGAACCGGCATATCCGCATCGCGCTGCAAAAGGCGGTGGAGGCCGAACCGGCGATCCGGCTCGTCGCGCCGCAATCGGTGAAGCGCGTCGAATACGGCGCCGGCGTCACCGCGACGCTCGCCAATGGCGAAAGCGTGACGGCGCGGCTTTGCTTCGCCGCCGACGGGCGCAATTCGCCGACGCGCGAGGCGGCCGGCATCCGCACCGTCGGCTGGGACTACGGGCAGACCGGCATTGTCTGCACCGTCGAGCACGAATTGCCGCATGAGGGCGTCGCGCAGGAATATTTCCTGCCCGGCGGGCCCTTCGCGATCCTGCCGATGGTCGGCAACCGCGCGTCGCTGGTCTGGACCGAAAAGACCGCGGACGCAAAAGCGATCCTTGCGCTTGGCGATGATGCTTTCGCCGAGGAGATGCGGGCGCGCTTCGGCGACTATCTCGGGACATGCGCGCCTGTCGGACCGCGCTGGTCCTATCCGCTGACGCTGCAGCTTGCGCGCGATTATGTGCGGCCACGCCTCGCGCTTGTCGGCGATGCGGCGCATGGCATCCATCCGATTGCCGGCCAGGGGCTCAATCTCGGACTGCGCGATGTCGCGGCGGCGGCCGAAGTCGTCGTCGATGCGGCGCGGCTCGGGCTCGATATCGGCGCGCTCGACGTGCTGGAGCGTTACCAGCGCTGGCGGCGTTTCGACAATGTGGCGCTGTCGCTGCTGATGGACGGGCTCAACCGGCTCTTCTCCAACGACATCGGCCCGCTCAGGCTGGCGCGCGATCTCGGGCTCGGGATCGTCAACGAACTGCCGCCGCTCCGCCGCTTCTTCATGCGTCATGCCGGCGGCGCCGTCGGCGACCTGCCGCGGCTCTTGAAGGGTGAGGCGGTTTAG
- a CDS encoding LON peptidase substrate-binding domain-containing protein: MSFTDRYRTTADLPGTIPVFPLAGAILLPRGQLPLNIFEPRYLKMIDDAIRGDRIVGMVQPDGDEAILASQIDGRKPPLCATGCAGRVTSFAETGDGRMVITLTGICRFVLGPELPAMTPYRQFEVDWDAFADDLTPGHGQDEVSRERLLEILKEYLDTHGLQADWRAIKLSSNETLVNSLCTISPYGPREKQALLEAKTLEDRNQMLIALTEQALRELSPGDATVQ; encoded by the coding sequence ATGAGTTTCACGGATCGATACCGGACGACGGCGGACCTGCCGGGAACGATCCCGGTCTTTCCGCTTGCCGGCGCGATCCTGCTGCCGCGCGGACAATTGCCGCTCAACATTTTCGAACCGCGCTATCTGAAGATGATCGACGATGCCATTCGCGGCGACCGTATTGTCGGCATGGTTCAGCCCGACGGCGACGAGGCGATCCTCGCCTCGCAGATCGACGGCCGCAAGCCGCCGCTCTGCGCCACCGGTTGCGCCGGCCGCGTCACCTCCTTTGCCGAAACCGGCGACGGACGCATGGTCATCACGCTGACGGGCATCTGCCGCTTCGTCCTCGGGCCGGAACTGCCGGCAATGACGCCCTACCGTCAATTCGAAGTCGACTGGGACGCTTTCGCCGACGACCTGACGCCCGGCCACGGGCAGGACGAGGTCTCCCGCGAACGCCTGCTCGAAATCCTGAAGGAATATCTCGACACGCATGGCCTGCAGGCCGACTGGCGCGCCATCAAGCTGTCGTCGAACGAAACGCTGGTCAACTCGCTCTGCACCATCAGCCCCTATGGGCCGCGCGAGAAGCAGGCCTTGCTCGAAGCGAAGACGCTGGAAGACCGCAACCAGATGCTGATTGCGCTCACCGAACAGGCGCTGCGCGAACTCTCGCCGGGCGACGCCACGGTGCAGTAG
- a CDS encoding MFS transporter, producing the protein MDSHNRAADDEPLRIQVPGQASAQLLSATGAHAANGLGQWSWAVFEWARNPYVILITIYIFSPYFSNVVVGDPVRGQAIWGNINGVAGFFIACLGPVLGAIADTGGRRKPWIAFFVALMVPAIFMLWWAMPGGEGLSILTIAVLIVLIAVAFEFSAVFHNSMLPAVAPHERIGFLSGLGLALGNAGALLILCFMLWAFVLPGVVGWGFVPEAPLFGIDAGAHENSRISGPIVAVWMFLFTLPLLLWTPDVSGSGVPVATAIRRGIGSVVGTVKKLRHYRNIAIYLVARMFYNDGKTAVLIFGGVYAAGVFGWDVLTLTVYGIVLSVFAVAGGFFGGWLDDTFGSKRAIIVSIGGTCIGLVLAISMTPTEMFFFIPHDPATAPPVWNLPFFATLPELMYLIVVLIVAICITAAYANSRTMLARIAPVSKMSEFFGIYALSGTATAFLGPLLVGVVTHMFQSQRIGFASILILLGLGLAGMFFVKEERAEAVD; encoded by the coding sequence TTGGATTCTCACAACCGTGCGGCGGATGACGAGCCCTTGCGCATTCAGGTGCCGGGGCAGGCAAGCGCGCAGCTTCTGTCGGCGACGGGCGCCCATGCCGCCAACGGTCTCGGGCAGTGGAGCTGGGCCGTTTTCGAATGGGCGCGCAATCCTTACGTCATTCTGATCACCATCTACATTTTCTCGCCCTATTTCTCGAATGTCGTGGTCGGCGATCCGGTGCGCGGCCAGGCGATCTGGGGCAACATCAACGGCGTCGCCGGTTTCTTCATCGCCTGTCTCGGGCCGGTGCTGGGCGCCATCGCCGACACGGGCGGACGGCGCAAGCCGTGGATCGCTTTTTTCGTCGCGCTGATGGTGCCGGCGATTTTCATGCTGTGGTGGGCGATGCCGGGCGGCGAAGGGCTGTCGATCCTCACCATCGCGGTGCTGATCGTGTTGATCGCGGTCGCCTTCGAATTTTCCGCCGTCTTCCACAATTCGATGCTGCCGGCGGTCGCGCCGCATGAGCGCATCGGCTTTCTGTCGGGCCTCGGTCTTGCGCTCGGCAATGCCGGTGCGCTGCTCATTCTCTGTTTCATGCTCTGGGCCTTCGTGCTGCCCGGCGTTGTCGGCTGGGGCTTCGTGCCCGAGGCGCCGCTTTTCGGCATCGATGCGGGCGCGCATGAGAACAGCCGCATCTCGGGCCCGATCGTCGCCGTCTGGATGTTCCTCTTCACGCTGCCGTTGCTGTTATGGACGCCGGATGTTTCGGGGTCGGGTGTGCCGGTGGCGACGGCGATCCGGCGCGGCATCGGCTCGGTCGTCGGCACGGTGAAGAAGCTCCGGCACTATCGCAACATCGCGATCTATCTCGTGGCGCGCATGTTTTACAATGACGGCAAGACGGCGGTGCTGATTTTCGGCGGCGTTTACGCGGCCGGCGTTTTCGGCTGGGACGTGCTGACGCTCACCGTCTACGGCATCGTGCTGTCGGTCTTCGCCGTTGCAGGCGGTTTTTTCGGCGGTTGGCTCGACGACACGTTCGGTTCGAAGCGCGCCATCATCGTTTCGATCGGCGGCACCTGCATTGGTCTGGTGCTTGCGATCTCGATGACGCCGACCGAGATGTTCTTCTTTATTCCGCACGACCCGGCAACCGCGCCGCCGGTCTGGAACCTGCCCTTCTTCGCGACGCTGCCGGAACTCATGTATCTGATCGTCGTGCTGATCGTCGCCATCTGCATCACGGCCGCCTATGCCAACAGCCGCACCATGCTGGCGCGCATCGCGCCGGTGTCGAAGATGTCGGAGTTTTTTGGCATCTATGCGCTGTCGGGCACCGCGACGGCCTTTCTCGGGCCGCTGCTCGTCGGTGTCGTGACGCATATGTTCCAGAGCCAGCGCATCGGCTTTGCCTCGATCCTCATTCTGCTCGGGCTCGGTCTTGCGGGCATGTTCTTCGTCAAGGAAGAACGCGCGGAGGCAGTCGATTGA
- a CDS encoding TylF/MycF/NovP-related O-methyltransferase produces MAKKKSLSQRLVRSFYYKYFARNILFELQMRARAQSADYAEAHMADAIIFEDAIKMLKYCVKQAPAGAVLEFGVADGGSIADIASVHSGIVHGFDSFEGLPEDWTGHTETAGTFSRGGTLPKVPKNVELHKGWFSDTIPVWKAKHADKVGFLHMDCDIYSSTRDVLALMKDRLQVGTIIKFDEYFNYPGWQRHEFRAWKEFVEANGVEYRYIAFTSLHGRVAVEITKI; encoded by the coding sequence ATGGCCAAGAAGAAATCCCTCAGCCAACGGCTGGTCCGAAGCTTCTATTACAAATACTTTGCCCGCAATATTCTCTTCGAGCTGCAGATGCGCGCCCGCGCGCAATCGGCCGACTATGCCGAAGCGCATATGGCGGATGCGATCATCTTCGAAGATGCGATCAAGATGCTCAAATATTGCGTCAAGCAAGCGCCGGCGGGTGCCGTTCTCGAATTTGGCGTCGCGGATGGCGGTTCGATCGCCGACATCGCTTCGGTCCATAGTGGCATTGTGCACGGCTTCGACAGTTTCGAGGGCCTGCCGGAGGACTGGACGGGACACACCGAAACCGCCGGCACTTTCAGCCGCGGCGGCACGCTGCCCAAAGTTCCGAAGAATGTCGAGCTGCACAAGGGCTGGTTCAGCGACACGATCCCGGTGTGGAAGGCAAAGCATGCCGACAAAGTCGGCTTCCTGCATATGGATTGCGATATCTATTCGTCGACGCGCGACGTGTTGGCGCTGATGAAGGACCGGCTGCAGGTCGGCACCATCATCAAGTTCGACGAGTATTTCAACTATCCGGGCTGGCAGAGACACGAGTTTCGCGCCTGGAAGGAATTCGTCGAAGCGAACGGCGTCGAATATCGCTACATCGCCTTCACGTCGTTGCATGGTCGCGTCGCGGTCGAGATCACGAAGATCTGA